Proteins from a genomic interval of Arvicola amphibius chromosome 10, mArvAmp1.2, whole genome shotgun sequence:
- the Ddx51 gene encoding ATP-dependent RNA helicase DDX51 isoform X1 produces MALFHVARYADPEASGLGDAEVEAGSRARVLLERLQNRARERQQQEPKPEPAREAAEAAGRRRRRPRRRRGCSVAQSPEAPRAKRQKADYSVHAGGPCGRDVDGAWSLFPGCAAGLMSPLLLCRAGRGEASPGELNTDLEDSGEKPPEEAPRPPAPGPVLGNFARRKTPKVQPFLPAWLAKPSCVKKSVTEDLTPIEDIHEVHPDLQKQLRANGISSYFPVQAAVIPALLESVDSGFLVGRGGYQPSDLCVSAPTGSGKTLAFVVPVVQALLHRVVCHIRALVVLPTKELAQQVSKVFNIYTDTTPLRVALVTGQKSLAKEQESLVQKTVDGYQCLADIVVATPGRLVDHIDQTPGFSLQQLRFLIIDEADRMIDSMHQSWLPRVVAAAFYSAGPSGSYALLQRTQPQAVTAASTCSPQMPLQKLLFSATLTQNPEKLQRLGLYQPRLFSTKLGHSGPKDTVEMDGNFGGKYTFPVGLTHHYVPCKLSSKPLIVLHLVLGMNFSRALCFTNSRENSHRLFLLTQAFGGVSVAEFSSRYGPGQRKKILKQFEQGKIQLLISTDATARGIDVKGVELVINYDAPQYLRTYVHRVGRTARAGKTGQAFTLLLKVQERKFLQMVSEAGVPEVAHHEIPRELLQPLVPHYEMALSQLEKIVKEEQKLKTA; encoded by the exons ATGGCTCTATTCCACGTAGCGCGGTACGCAGACCCGGAGGCTTCCGGACTGGGGGATGCAGAGGTAGAGGCGGGTAGCCGGGCACGAGTGCTGCTCGAGCGGCTGCAGAACCGAGCCCGTGAGCGGCAGCAGCAGGAACCGAAGCCTGAACCCGCCAGGGAGGCCGCGGAAGCGGCAGGCAGGCGGCGTCGACGGCCCCGGCGGCGGCGTGGCTGCTCTGTGGCTCAAAGCCCGGAGGCTCCTAGGGCGAAGCGGCAGAAAGCGGACTACAGTGTGCATGCAGGTGGGCCGTGTGGCCGAGATGTGGACGGGGCTTGGAGTCTTTTTCCTGGGTGCGCTGCGGGGTTGATGTCCCCTCTGTTGTTGTGTCGCGCAGGGAGAGGCGAAGCGTCGCCTGGAGAGCTCAACACCGACTTAGAGGACTCAGGTGAGAAGCCCCCAGAGGAGGCCCCGAGACCCCCGGCTCCAGGGCCTGTGCTGGGGAACTTTGCAAGAAGGAAGACACCGAAG gTTCAGCCTTTCCTGCCAGCATGGCTGGCAAAGCCAAGCTGTGTCAAGAAGAGCGTCACTGAGGATCTTACTCCTATCGAAGACATCCATGAGGTTCACCCTGACTTGCAGAAGCAGCTGAGGGCTAATGGCATCTCCTCCTACTTTCCAG TCCAGGCAGCTGTGATTCCTGCCCTCTTGGAGAGTGTAGATAGTGGGTTTCTAGTAGGCAGAGGTGGATACCAACCTAGTGACCTCTGTGTGTCTGCCCCAACGGGCAGTGGGAAAACACTGGCCTTCGTTGTCCCTGTGGTACAA GCCCTGCTGCATCGAGTGGTCTGCCACATCCGTGCACTGGTTGTGCTTCCTACTAAGGAGCTGGCCCAACAG GTGAGCAAAGTATTCAACATCTACACAGACACCACACCTCTGCGGGTTGCTTTGGTGACTGGACAGAAGTCACTGGCCAAGGAGCAGGAGAGCCTTGTCCAGAAGAC GGTAGATGGTTACCAATGCCTGGCTGATATTGTGGTGGCCACACCTGGCCGCCTGGTGGACCACATTGACCAGACCCCAGGATTCAGCCTCCAGCAGCTCCGTTTCCTG ATCATTGATGAGGCTGACCGGATGATAGACAGCATGCACCAGTCCTGGCTGCCCCGAGTAGTGGCAGCAGCCTTCTACAGTGCAGGCCCCTCAGGCTCCTATGCCCTACTCCAGAGGACACAGCCCCAGGCTGTGACTGCTGCCAG CACTTGCTCTCCCCAGATGCCTCTACAGAAGTTACTGTTCTCAGCCACACTGACCCAGAACCCTGAGAAGCTGCAGCGGCTTGGCCTCTACCAGCCAAGGCTTTTTTCCACAAAGCTGGGACACAGTGGCCCTAAAGACACAGTTGAGATGGATGGAAACTTTGGGGGGAAGTACACCTTCCCTGTGGGGCTCACG CACCACTATGTACCCTGTAAACTCAGCTCGAAGCCACTTATTGTCTTACACCTGGTCCTTGGGATGAACTTCTCAAGGGCCCTTTGCTTCACTAACTCTCGAGAGAATTCCCACAG GCTCTTCCTGTTAACACAAGCTTTTGGGGGTGTGAGTGTGGCTGAATTCTCCTCCCGCTATGGACctggccaaaggaaaaaaatcttgaagcAGTTTGAACAGGGAAAGATCCAGCT CCTTATCAGTACAGATGCTACTGCTCGAGGCATCGACGTGAAGGGTGTGGAGCTGGTGATCAACTATGATGCCCCCCAGTACCTGCGAACTTATGTGCATAG GGTTGGGAGAACAGCCCGAGCTGGAAAAACAGGCCAGGCCTTCACACTTCTCCTGAAAGTGCAG GAAAGGAAGTTCCTCCAGATGGTATCAGAAGCTGGGGTGCCTGAGGTGGCACACCATGAGATCCCCAGGGAGCTCCTGCAGCCCCTGGTCCCTCATTACGAGATGGCCTTGTCTCAGCTAGAGAAGATTGTCAAG GAAGAGCAAAAGCTGAAGACGGCCTAG
- the Ddx51 gene encoding ATP-dependent RNA helicase DDX51 isoform X2 gives MALFHVARYADPEASGLGDAEVEAGSRARVLLERLQNRARERQQQEPKPEPAREAAEAAGRRRRRPRRRRGCSVAQSPEAPRAKRQKADYSVHAGGPCGRDVDGAWSLFPGCAAGLMSPLLLCRAGRGEASPGELNTDLEDSGEKPPEEAPRPPAPGPVLGNFARRKTPKVQPFLPAWLAKPSCVKKSVTEDLTPIEDIHEVHPDLQKQLRANGISSYFPVQAAVIPALLESVDSGFLVGRGGYQPSDLCVSAPTGSGKTLAFVVPVVQALLHRVVCHIRALVVLPTKELAQQVSKVFNIYTDTTPLRVALVTGQKSLAKEQESLVQKTVDGYQCLADIVVATPGRLVDHIDQTPGFSLQQLRFLIIDEADRMIDSMHQSWLPRVVAAAFYSAGPSGSYALLQRTQPQAVTAASTCSPQMPLQKLLFSATLTQNPEKLQRLGLYQPRLFSTKLGHSGPKDTVEMDGNFGGKYTFPVGLTHHYVPCKLSSKPLIVLHLVLGMNFSRALCFTNSRENSHRLFLLTQAFGGVSVAEFSSRYGPGQRKKILKQFEQGKIQLLISTDATARGIDVKGVELVINYDAPQYLRTYVHRVGRTARAGKTGQAFTLLLKVQERKFLQMVSEAGVPEVAHHEIPRELLQPLVPHYEMALSQLEKIVKKQLSG, from the exons ATGGCTCTATTCCACGTAGCGCGGTACGCAGACCCGGAGGCTTCCGGACTGGGGGATGCAGAGGTAGAGGCGGGTAGCCGGGCACGAGTGCTGCTCGAGCGGCTGCAGAACCGAGCCCGTGAGCGGCAGCAGCAGGAACCGAAGCCTGAACCCGCCAGGGAGGCCGCGGAAGCGGCAGGCAGGCGGCGTCGACGGCCCCGGCGGCGGCGTGGCTGCTCTGTGGCTCAAAGCCCGGAGGCTCCTAGGGCGAAGCGGCAGAAAGCGGACTACAGTGTGCATGCAGGTGGGCCGTGTGGCCGAGATGTGGACGGGGCTTGGAGTCTTTTTCCTGGGTGCGCTGCGGGGTTGATGTCCCCTCTGTTGTTGTGTCGCGCAGGGAGAGGCGAAGCGTCGCCTGGAGAGCTCAACACCGACTTAGAGGACTCAGGTGAGAAGCCCCCAGAGGAGGCCCCGAGACCCCCGGCTCCAGGGCCTGTGCTGGGGAACTTTGCAAGAAGGAAGACACCGAAG gTTCAGCCTTTCCTGCCAGCATGGCTGGCAAAGCCAAGCTGTGTCAAGAAGAGCGTCACTGAGGATCTTACTCCTATCGAAGACATCCATGAGGTTCACCCTGACTTGCAGAAGCAGCTGAGGGCTAATGGCATCTCCTCCTACTTTCCAG TCCAGGCAGCTGTGATTCCTGCCCTCTTGGAGAGTGTAGATAGTGGGTTTCTAGTAGGCAGAGGTGGATACCAACCTAGTGACCTCTGTGTGTCTGCCCCAACGGGCAGTGGGAAAACACTGGCCTTCGTTGTCCCTGTGGTACAA GCCCTGCTGCATCGAGTGGTCTGCCACATCCGTGCACTGGTTGTGCTTCCTACTAAGGAGCTGGCCCAACAG GTGAGCAAAGTATTCAACATCTACACAGACACCACACCTCTGCGGGTTGCTTTGGTGACTGGACAGAAGTCACTGGCCAAGGAGCAGGAGAGCCTTGTCCAGAAGAC GGTAGATGGTTACCAATGCCTGGCTGATATTGTGGTGGCCACACCTGGCCGCCTGGTGGACCACATTGACCAGACCCCAGGATTCAGCCTCCAGCAGCTCCGTTTCCTG ATCATTGATGAGGCTGACCGGATGATAGACAGCATGCACCAGTCCTGGCTGCCCCGAGTAGTGGCAGCAGCCTTCTACAGTGCAGGCCCCTCAGGCTCCTATGCCCTACTCCAGAGGACACAGCCCCAGGCTGTGACTGCTGCCAG CACTTGCTCTCCCCAGATGCCTCTACAGAAGTTACTGTTCTCAGCCACACTGACCCAGAACCCTGAGAAGCTGCAGCGGCTTGGCCTCTACCAGCCAAGGCTTTTTTCCACAAAGCTGGGACACAGTGGCCCTAAAGACACAGTTGAGATGGATGGAAACTTTGGGGGGAAGTACACCTTCCCTGTGGGGCTCACG CACCACTATGTACCCTGTAAACTCAGCTCGAAGCCACTTATTGTCTTACACCTGGTCCTTGGGATGAACTTCTCAAGGGCCCTTTGCTTCACTAACTCTCGAGAGAATTCCCACAG GCTCTTCCTGTTAACACAAGCTTTTGGGGGTGTGAGTGTGGCTGAATTCTCCTCCCGCTATGGACctggccaaaggaaaaaaatcttgaagcAGTTTGAACAGGGAAAGATCCAGCT CCTTATCAGTACAGATGCTACTGCTCGAGGCATCGACGTGAAGGGTGTGGAGCTGGTGATCAACTATGATGCCCCCCAGTACCTGCGAACTTATGTGCATAG GGTTGGGAGAACAGCCCGAGCTGGAAAAACAGGCCAGGCCTTCACACTTCTCCTGAAAGTGCAG GAAAGGAAGTTCCTCCAGATGGTATCAGAAGCTGGGGTGCCTGAGGTGGCACACCATGAGATCCCCAGGGAGCTCCTGCAGCCCCTGGTCCCTCATTACGAGATGGCCTTGTCTCAGCTAGAGAAGATTGTCAAG aaacagctatcTGGTTGA
- the Noc4l gene encoding nucleolar complex protein 4 homolog isoform X1: protein MDRHLASAGPRGELGRLLQALLTSRGQANAVFDILAVLQSEDPEDIQEGVRTCSRLFGTLLEREELFVGSLPREDAVLAGPRGAAHKYKVWMRHRYHSCCNRLEELLTHPSFQVKELALKTLMKFVQLEGAKPLEKPQWESHYLFPRTLFRAVVGGLLTPEDDHSLLISQFCEYLEYDDIRYHTMQAATSTVAQATSQQSEVSPTFWNNAFMLLSAVNLPLQEHDLTKFYVKHTQTSNKWKVIHLKEHRKAFQEMWLGFLKHKLPLSLYKKVLVAMHDSILPHLAQPTLMIDFLTSACDVGGAISLLALNGLFILIYKHNLEYPDFYQKLYGLLDPSIFHVKYRARFFHLADLFLSSSHLPAYLVAAFAKRLARLALTAPPEALLMVLPFICNLLRRHPACRVMVHRPQGIGEQLDADPYDPIEKDPARSHALESCLWELQTLQQHYHPEVSRAAGVINQVLSVPEVSIAPLLELTAYEIFEQDLKKKAPGSVPLEFIPSKGLLGRQDHLCTQFFSLT, encoded by the exons ATGGATCGTCACCTGGCTTCGGCGGGCCCCCGTGGGGAGCTTGGCCGTCTACTACAGGCGCTGCTAACGAGCCGTGGCCAAGCCAACGCGGTATTTGACATCCTGGCTGTACTTCAG TCCGAGGACCCTGAGGATATCCAGGAAGGAGTGCGCACGTGCAGCCGACTCTTCGGTACCTTGCTGGAGCGGGAAGAGCTCTTCGTGGGTTCGCTGCCACGCGAGGACGCGGTCCTGGCAG GACCCCGGGGAGCCGCGCACAAATACAAAGTCTGGATGAGACACCGTTATCACAGCTGCTGTAATCGCCTGGAGGAACTCCTGACCCATCCCTCTTTCCAAGTCAAG gagcTGGCCCTCAAGACGCTCATGAAGTTTGTGCAGCTGGAAGGAGCAAAACCCCTGGAGAAGCCCCAGTGGGAAAGTCACTACCTCTTCCCCCGCACACTCTTCAGG GCAGTGGTAGGGGGCCTGCTCACACCCGAGGATGACCACAGCCTGCTTATCTCCCAGTTCTGTGAATACTTGGAATATGATGATATCCGGTACCACACAATGCAGGCGGCCACAAGCACTGTGGCCCAAGCCACCAGCCAGCAATCTGAG GTGTCACCCACCTTCTGGAACAATGCCTTCATGTTGCTGTCTGCTGTGAACCTGCCCCTCCAAGAGCATGACCTCACCAAGTTCTATGTGAAGCACACAC AGAcatcaaacaagtggaaggtcATTCACTTAAAG GAGCACAGAAAAGCTTTCCAGGAGATGTGGCTTGGGTTCCTTAAACATAAG CTGCCCCTCAGCCTCTACAAGAAGGTACTAGTGGCTATGCATGACTCCATCCTGCCCCACCTGGCTCAGCCTACCCTCATGATTGACTTCCTCACAAGTGCTTGTGATGTGG GTGGTGCCATCAGCCTCCTGGCCTTGAATGGGCTTTTCATCCTAATCTATAAGCATAACCT GGAATACCCTGATTTCTATCAAAAGCTCTATGGCCTCCTGGATCCATCTATCTTTCACGTCAAGTACCGAGCCCGGTTCTTTCACTTGGCcgacctcttcctttcctcctc CCACCTCCCCGCCTACTTGGTGGCTGCCTTTGCCAAACGCCTGGCCCGGCTGGCCCTAACAGCACCTCCTGAGGCCCTTCTTATGGTCCTGCCCTTTATCTGCAACCTGTTGCGTAGACACCCTGCCTGCCGAGTTATGGTGCATCGTCCACAGGGCATTGGTGAGC AGCTAGATGCTGATCCATATGACCCAATAGAGAAGGACCCAGCCAGGAGCCATGCCTTGGAGAGCTGCTTGTGGGAGCTGCAG ACTCTTCAGCAGCACTACCATCCTGAGGTGTCCAGAGCTGCCGGGGTCATCAACCAGGTGTTATCTGTCCCTGAGGTCAGCATTGCGCCACTCCTGGAACTTACTGCTTATGAG ATCTTTGAGCAGGACCTGAAGAAGAAGGCACCTGGGTCAGTGCCCCTGGAGTTCATCCCATCTAAAGGCCTGCTGGGCCGACAGGATCACCTCTGCACCCAGTTCTTCTCTCTCACCTGA
- the Noc4l gene encoding nucleolar complex protein 4 homolog isoform X2 yields the protein MDRHLASAGPRGELGRLLQALLTSRGQANAVFDILAVLQSEDPEDIQEGVRTCSRLFGTLLEREELFVGSLPREDAVLAGPRGAAHKYKVWMRHRYHSCCNRLEELLTHPSFQVKELALKTLMKFVQLEGAKPLEKPQWESHYLFPRTLFRAVVGGLLTPEDDHSLLISQFCEYLEYDDIRYHTMQAATSTVAQATSQQSEVSPTFWNNAFMLLSAVNLPLQEHDLTKFYVKHTQTSNKWKVIHLKEHRKAFQEMWLGFLKHKLPLSLYKKVLVAMHDSILPHLAQPTLMIDFLTSACDVGGAISLLALNGLFILIYKHNLEYPDFYQKLYGLLDPSIFHVKYRARFFHLADLFLSSSHLPAYLVAAFAKRLARLALTAPPEALLMVLPFICNLLRRHPACRVMVHRPQGIELDADPYDPIEKDPARSHALESCLWELQTLQQHYHPEVSRAAGVINQVLSVPEVSIAPLLELTAYEIFEQDLKKKAPGSVPLEFIPSKGLLGRQDHLCTQFFSLT from the exons ATGGATCGTCACCTGGCTTCGGCGGGCCCCCGTGGGGAGCTTGGCCGTCTACTACAGGCGCTGCTAACGAGCCGTGGCCAAGCCAACGCGGTATTTGACATCCTGGCTGTACTTCAG TCCGAGGACCCTGAGGATATCCAGGAAGGAGTGCGCACGTGCAGCCGACTCTTCGGTACCTTGCTGGAGCGGGAAGAGCTCTTCGTGGGTTCGCTGCCACGCGAGGACGCGGTCCTGGCAG GACCCCGGGGAGCCGCGCACAAATACAAAGTCTGGATGAGACACCGTTATCACAGCTGCTGTAATCGCCTGGAGGAACTCCTGACCCATCCCTCTTTCCAAGTCAAG gagcTGGCCCTCAAGACGCTCATGAAGTTTGTGCAGCTGGAAGGAGCAAAACCCCTGGAGAAGCCCCAGTGGGAAAGTCACTACCTCTTCCCCCGCACACTCTTCAGG GCAGTGGTAGGGGGCCTGCTCACACCCGAGGATGACCACAGCCTGCTTATCTCCCAGTTCTGTGAATACTTGGAATATGATGATATCCGGTACCACACAATGCAGGCGGCCACAAGCACTGTGGCCCAAGCCACCAGCCAGCAATCTGAG GTGTCACCCACCTTCTGGAACAATGCCTTCATGTTGCTGTCTGCTGTGAACCTGCCCCTCCAAGAGCATGACCTCACCAAGTTCTATGTGAAGCACACAC AGAcatcaaacaagtggaaggtcATTCACTTAAAG GAGCACAGAAAAGCTTTCCAGGAGATGTGGCTTGGGTTCCTTAAACATAAG CTGCCCCTCAGCCTCTACAAGAAGGTACTAGTGGCTATGCATGACTCCATCCTGCCCCACCTGGCTCAGCCTACCCTCATGATTGACTTCCTCACAAGTGCTTGTGATGTGG GTGGTGCCATCAGCCTCCTGGCCTTGAATGGGCTTTTCATCCTAATCTATAAGCATAACCT GGAATACCCTGATTTCTATCAAAAGCTCTATGGCCTCCTGGATCCATCTATCTTTCACGTCAAGTACCGAGCCCGGTTCTTTCACTTGGCcgacctcttcctttcctcctc CCACCTCCCCGCCTACTTGGTGGCTGCCTTTGCCAAACGCCTGGCCCGGCTGGCCCTAACAGCACCTCCTGAGGCCCTTCTTATGGTCCTGCCCTTTATCTGCAACCTGTTGCGTAGACACCCTGCCTGCCGAGTTATGGTGCATCGTCCACAGGGCATTG AGCTAGATGCTGATCCATATGACCCAATAGAGAAGGACCCAGCCAGGAGCCATGCCTTGGAGAGCTGCTTGTGGGAGCTGCAG ACTCTTCAGCAGCACTACCATCCTGAGGTGTCCAGAGCTGCCGGGGTCATCAACCAGGTGTTATCTGTCCCTGAGGTCAGCATTGCGCCACTCCTGGAACTTACTGCTTATGAG ATCTTTGAGCAGGACCTGAAGAAGAAGGCACCTGGGTCAGTGCCCCTGGAGTTCATCCCATCTAAAGGCCTGCTGGGCCGACAGGATCACCTCTGCACCCAGTTCTTCTCTCTCACCTGA
- the Ddx51 gene encoding ATP-dependent RNA helicase DDX51 isoform X3, with amino-acid sequence MALFHVARYADPEASGLGDAEVEAGSRARVLLERLQNRARERQQQEPKPEPAREAAEAAGRRRRRPRRRRGCSVAQSPEAPRAKRQKADYSVHAGRGEASPGELNTDLEDSGEKPPEEAPRPPAPGPVLGNFARRKTPKVQPFLPAWLAKPSCVKKSVTEDLTPIEDIHEVHPDLQKQLRANGISSYFPVQAAVIPALLESVDSGFLVGRGGYQPSDLCVSAPTGSGKTLAFVVPVVQALLHRVVCHIRALVVLPTKELAQQVSKVFNIYTDTTPLRVALVTGQKSLAKEQESLVQKTVDGYQCLADIVVATPGRLVDHIDQTPGFSLQQLRFLIIDEADRMIDSMHQSWLPRVVAAAFYSAGPSGSYALLQRTQPQAVTAASTCSPQMPLQKLLFSATLTQNPEKLQRLGLYQPRLFSTKLGHSGPKDTVEMDGNFGGKYTFPVGLTHHYVPCKLSSKPLIVLHLVLGMNFSRALCFTNSRENSHRLFLLTQAFGGVSVAEFSSRYGPGQRKKILKQFEQGKIQLLISTDATARGIDVKGVELVINYDAPQYLRTYVHRVGRTARAGKTGQAFTLLLKVQERKFLQMVSEAGVPEVAHHEIPRELLQPLVPHYEMALSQLEKIVKEEQKLKTA; translated from the exons ATGGCTCTATTCCACGTAGCGCGGTACGCAGACCCGGAGGCTTCCGGACTGGGGGATGCAGAGGTAGAGGCGGGTAGCCGGGCACGAGTGCTGCTCGAGCGGCTGCAGAACCGAGCCCGTGAGCGGCAGCAGCAGGAACCGAAGCCTGAACCCGCCAGGGAGGCCGCGGAAGCGGCAGGCAGGCGGCGTCGACGGCCCCGGCGGCGGCGTGGCTGCTCTGTGGCTCAAAGCCCGGAGGCTCCTAGGGCGAAGCGGCAGAAAGCGGACTACAGTGTGCATGCAG GGAGAGGCGAAGCGTCGCCTGGAGAGCTCAACACCGACTTAGAGGACTCAGGTGAGAAGCCCCCAGAGGAGGCCCCGAGACCCCCGGCTCCAGGGCCTGTGCTGGGGAACTTTGCAAGAAGGAAGACACCGAAG gTTCAGCCTTTCCTGCCAGCATGGCTGGCAAAGCCAAGCTGTGTCAAGAAGAGCGTCACTGAGGATCTTACTCCTATCGAAGACATCCATGAGGTTCACCCTGACTTGCAGAAGCAGCTGAGGGCTAATGGCATCTCCTCCTACTTTCCAG TCCAGGCAGCTGTGATTCCTGCCCTCTTGGAGAGTGTAGATAGTGGGTTTCTAGTAGGCAGAGGTGGATACCAACCTAGTGACCTCTGTGTGTCTGCCCCAACGGGCAGTGGGAAAACACTGGCCTTCGTTGTCCCTGTGGTACAA GCCCTGCTGCATCGAGTGGTCTGCCACATCCGTGCACTGGTTGTGCTTCCTACTAAGGAGCTGGCCCAACAG GTGAGCAAAGTATTCAACATCTACACAGACACCACACCTCTGCGGGTTGCTTTGGTGACTGGACAGAAGTCACTGGCCAAGGAGCAGGAGAGCCTTGTCCAGAAGAC GGTAGATGGTTACCAATGCCTGGCTGATATTGTGGTGGCCACACCTGGCCGCCTGGTGGACCACATTGACCAGACCCCAGGATTCAGCCTCCAGCAGCTCCGTTTCCTG ATCATTGATGAGGCTGACCGGATGATAGACAGCATGCACCAGTCCTGGCTGCCCCGAGTAGTGGCAGCAGCCTTCTACAGTGCAGGCCCCTCAGGCTCCTATGCCCTACTCCAGAGGACACAGCCCCAGGCTGTGACTGCTGCCAG CACTTGCTCTCCCCAGATGCCTCTACAGAAGTTACTGTTCTCAGCCACACTGACCCAGAACCCTGAGAAGCTGCAGCGGCTTGGCCTCTACCAGCCAAGGCTTTTTTCCACAAAGCTGGGACACAGTGGCCCTAAAGACACAGTTGAGATGGATGGAAACTTTGGGGGGAAGTACACCTTCCCTGTGGGGCTCACG CACCACTATGTACCCTGTAAACTCAGCTCGAAGCCACTTATTGTCTTACACCTGGTCCTTGGGATGAACTTCTCAAGGGCCCTTTGCTTCACTAACTCTCGAGAGAATTCCCACAG GCTCTTCCTGTTAACACAAGCTTTTGGGGGTGTGAGTGTGGCTGAATTCTCCTCCCGCTATGGACctggccaaaggaaaaaaatcttgaagcAGTTTGAACAGGGAAAGATCCAGCT CCTTATCAGTACAGATGCTACTGCTCGAGGCATCGACGTGAAGGGTGTGGAGCTGGTGATCAACTATGATGCCCCCCAGTACCTGCGAACTTATGTGCATAG GGTTGGGAGAACAGCCCGAGCTGGAAAAACAGGCCAGGCCTTCACACTTCTCCTGAAAGTGCAG GAAAGGAAGTTCCTCCAGATGGTATCAGAAGCTGGGGTGCCTGAGGTGGCACACCATGAGATCCCCAGGGAGCTCCTGCAGCCCCTGGTCCCTCATTACGAGATGGCCTTGTCTCAGCTAGAGAAGATTGTCAAG GAAGAGCAAAAGCTGAAGACGGCCTAG